Genomic segment of Cronobacter dublinensis subsp. dublinensis LMG 23823:
GATGCTTTCGCGGTGCAGGAGTCGCGTCTGGTGGACGCGGGCGATACGTTGCCGCCGCTTATCGACGTGGCTGGCATAAAGGTAGGGCTGATGACCTGTTACGACTTACGCTTCCCGGAGATGGCCCTGAGCCTGGCGCTTGCGGGCGCGGAACTGCTGGCGCTGCCGGCGGCCTGGGTTCGCGGCCCGCTTAAAGAGCATCACTGGGCCACGCTGCTCGCGGCGAGAGCGCTGGATACCACCTGTTATATCGTCGCGAGCGGCGAGTGCGGCAACCGCAATATCGGCCAGAGCCGCGTCGTGGACCCCCTGGGCGTGACGCTCGCGGCGGCGGCGGAAGGGCCGGATCTGCTTTTCGCCGAGGTTTCACGCCAGCGGGTGGCGCAGGTGCGTGAGCAACTACCGGTGCTTAAAAACCGCCGTTTCGCTGCGCCACACTTATTTTGATGTTTTTTTATCCAGCGCTTGATTCATCTCGTTACAGATTGCTATTGTGTGTCGGGCTGAAATGACCGTTAATAAGTGCGGTCTTTGAGATGGCCGTCCGGCC
This window contains:
- a CDS encoding deaminated glutathione amidase, with the protein product MKIAVGQFAVTPDWQENALTCVTLMASAARQDAALLVLPEALLARSDNDPDLSVKSAQALEGEYVSQLREESARNSLTTLLTLHIPTREGRAANTLIALRGGEIIAQYQKLHLYDAFAVQESRLVDAGDTLPPLIDVAGIKVGLMTCYDLRFPEMALSLALAGAELLALPAAWVRGPLKEHHWATLLAARALDTTCYIVASGECGNRNIGQSRVVDPLGVTLAAAAEGPDLLFAEVSRQRVAQVREQLPVLKNRRFAAPHLF